Proteins encoded in a region of the Oenanthe melanoleuca isolate GR-GAL-2019-014 chromosome 27, OMel1.0, whole genome shotgun sequence genome:
- the MPP3 gene encoding MAGUK p55 subfamily member 3 isoform X3 encodes MPVLSEDSGLHETLALLTSQLRPDSNHKEEMGFLRDVFSERSLSYLMKIHEKLRHYERQSPTPVLHSAAGLVEDVIEELQTAPVNNEEKELLQLLSTPHLRAMLVVHDTVAQKNFDPALPPLPDNFDDDFDEESVKIVRLVKNKEPLGATIRRDEHTGAVIVARIMRGGAADRSGLVHVGDELREVNGITVLHKRPEEISQILAQSRGSITLKIIPAIKEEDRLKDSKVFMRALFCYNPKEDRAIPCQEAGLPFKRRHVLEVVSQDDPTWWQAKRVGDTNLRAGLIPSKQFQERRLIYRRATGTLQNTRTLKKPLYDQSSDKEDCDCEGYFNGHYIAGLRRSFRLSRKEKENVNEGKQAEQDAAEFLTYEEVTKYQQQPGEQQRLVVLIGCLGAKLSELKQKVVSENPQEYGVAVPHTTRSRKSHEREGVEYNFVSKQSFETDVQQNKFVEHGEYKENLYGTSLEAIRSVMAKKKAVKHLMTPEFKPYVIFVKPLISEKKKHALKSHMSEEISTPLQDEEQQEIINSAAFIEEQYGHLIDTVLVKEDLQSACNELKTVLDKLNKDSFWVPVSWVRS; translated from the exons ATGCCAGTGCTTTCAGAAGACTCAG GATTGCATGAAACTTTGGCCCTTTTGACATCTCAGCTAAGACCTGATTCAAATCATAAAGAGGAAATGGGATTCCTTAGGGATGTCTTCAGTGAAAGGAGTCTCAGCTACCTGATGAAG ATTCATGAAAAACTCCGTCATTATGAAAGACAGAGTCCAACTCCTGTTTTACATAGTGCAGCAGGATTAGTTGAAGAT gtaATAGAAGAGTTGCAGACAGCACCAGtgaataatgaagaaaaagagctgCTTCAACTGTTGTCAACACCACATCTCAGG GCAATGCTTGTAGTACATGACACTGTAGCACAGAAGAACTTTGACCCAGCTCTTCCACCTCTACCTGATAATTTTGATGATGATTTTGATGAGGAATCAGTGAAAATTGTTCGGCTAGTGAAAAATAAAGAACCCTTG GGAGCTACCATCAGAAGAGATgagcacacaggagctgtgatTGTAGCAAGGATCATGAGAGGTGGTGCAGCTGATCGCAGTG GTCTTGTCCATGTTGGAGATGAACTAAGAGAAGTCAATGGTATTACTGTGCTTCACAAACGACCAGAAGAAATAAGTCAGATTTTG gcTCAGTCTCGAGGGTCAATAACGTTGAAGATAATTCCAGCCATCAAAGAAGAGGATCGTCTGAAGGACAGCAAG GTGTTTATGAGGGCCCTTTTCTGCTATAACCCCAAAGAAGACAGAGCCATTCCTTGCCAGGAGGCTGGGCTGCCCTTTAAGAGGAGACACGTGCTGGAAGTTGTGAGCCAGGATGATCCCACGTGGTGGCAAGCCAAGCGTGTTGGGGATACCAACCTCAGAGCAGGCTTGATCCCCTCAAAGCAGTTCCAAGAAAG ACGACTGATTTACAGGAGAGCAACAGGCACTCTGCAGAATACCAGAACTCTGAAGAAACCATTGT ATGATCAGTCTTCTGACAAAG aagACTGTGACTGTGAAGGATATTTCAATGGACATTACATAG CTGGTCTGCGCAGGAGCTTCAGGCTCAGTCGGAAGGAGAAGGAGAACGTGAACGAAGGCAAGCAGGCAGAGCAAGATGCAGCAGAGTTCCTGACTTATGAGGAGGTCACAAAGTACCAGCAACAGCCTGGTGAACAGCAGAGGCTGGTGGTTTTGATTG gtTGTTTGGGAGCCAAGTTAAGTGAGCTCAAGCAAAAAGTTGTGTCAGAGAACCCCCAGGAGTATGGTGTTGCAGTTCCAC ATACAACAAGGTCAAGGAAAAGTCATGAGAGAGAGGGAGTAGAATACAATTTTGTTTCTAAGCAGTCATTTGAGACAGATGTGCAGCAAAACAA ATTTGTGGAACATGGAGAATACAAAGAGAATTTGTACGGTACAAGTCTGGAGGCAATCCGCTCTGTGATGGCCAAAAAGAAG GCAGTAAAGCACTTGATGACTCCTGAGTTTAAGCCTTATGTTATTTTTGTGAAGCCTctcatttcagaaaagaaaaaacatgctttaaaatcTCACATGTCAGAAGAAATCTCAACCCCCCTT CAGGATGAAGAACAGCAGGAAATTATTAACTCAGCAGCATTCATTGAAGAGCAGTATGGCCATTTAATTGACACTGTACTGGTGAAAGAAGATCTTCAGAGTGCATGTAATGAGCTGAAAACTGTGTTAGATAAACTAAATAAGGATTCATTTTGGGTGCCAGTCAGCTGGGTTAGGTCATAG
- the MPP3 gene encoding MAGUK p55 subfamily member 3 isoform X1: MPVLSEDSGLHETLALLTSQLRPDSNHKEEMGFLRDVFSERSLSYLMKIHEKLRHYERQSPTPVLHSAAGLVEDVIEELQTAPVNNEEKELLQLLSTPHLRAMLVVHDTVAQKNFDPALPPLPDNFDDDFDEESVKIVRLVKNKEPLGATIRRDEHTGAVIVARIMRGGAADRSGLVHVGDELREVNGITVLHKRPEEISQILAQSRGSITLKIIPAIKEEDRLKDSKVFMRALFCYNPKEDRAIPCQEAGLPFKRRHVLEVVSQDDPTWWQAKRVGDTNLRAGLIPSKQFQERRLIYRRATGTLQNTRTLKKPLYDQSSDKEDCDCEGYFNGHYIAGLRRSFRLSRKEKENVNEGKQAEQDAAEFLTYEEVTKYQQQPGEQQRLVVLIGCLGAKLSELKQKVVSENPQEYGVAVPHTTRSRKSHEREGVEYNFVSKQSFETDVQQNKFVEHGEYKENLYGTSLEAIRSVMAKKKVCLVDVVPEAVKHLMTPEFKPYVIFVKPLISEKKKHALKSHMSEEISTPLQDEEQQEIINSAAFIEEQYGHLIDTVLVKEDLQSACNELKTVLDKLNKDSFWVPVSWVRS, encoded by the exons ATGCCAGTGCTTTCAGAAGACTCAG GATTGCATGAAACTTTGGCCCTTTTGACATCTCAGCTAAGACCTGATTCAAATCATAAAGAGGAAATGGGATTCCTTAGGGATGTCTTCAGTGAAAGGAGTCTCAGCTACCTGATGAAG ATTCATGAAAAACTCCGTCATTATGAAAGACAGAGTCCAACTCCTGTTTTACATAGTGCAGCAGGATTAGTTGAAGAT gtaATAGAAGAGTTGCAGACAGCACCAGtgaataatgaagaaaaagagctgCTTCAACTGTTGTCAACACCACATCTCAGG GCAATGCTTGTAGTACATGACACTGTAGCACAGAAGAACTTTGACCCAGCTCTTCCACCTCTACCTGATAATTTTGATGATGATTTTGATGAGGAATCAGTGAAAATTGTTCGGCTAGTGAAAAATAAAGAACCCTTG GGAGCTACCATCAGAAGAGATgagcacacaggagctgtgatTGTAGCAAGGATCATGAGAGGTGGTGCAGCTGATCGCAGTG GTCTTGTCCATGTTGGAGATGAACTAAGAGAAGTCAATGGTATTACTGTGCTTCACAAACGACCAGAAGAAATAAGTCAGATTTTG gcTCAGTCTCGAGGGTCAATAACGTTGAAGATAATTCCAGCCATCAAAGAAGAGGATCGTCTGAAGGACAGCAAG GTGTTTATGAGGGCCCTTTTCTGCTATAACCCCAAAGAAGACAGAGCCATTCCTTGCCAGGAGGCTGGGCTGCCCTTTAAGAGGAGACACGTGCTGGAAGTTGTGAGCCAGGATGATCCCACGTGGTGGCAAGCCAAGCGTGTTGGGGATACCAACCTCAGAGCAGGCTTGATCCCCTCAAAGCAGTTCCAAGAAAG ACGACTGATTTACAGGAGAGCAACAGGCACTCTGCAGAATACCAGAACTCTGAAGAAACCATTGT ATGATCAGTCTTCTGACAAAG aagACTGTGACTGTGAAGGATATTTCAATGGACATTACATAG CTGGTCTGCGCAGGAGCTTCAGGCTCAGTCGGAAGGAGAAGGAGAACGTGAACGAAGGCAAGCAGGCAGAGCAAGATGCAGCAGAGTTCCTGACTTATGAGGAGGTCACAAAGTACCAGCAACAGCCTGGTGAACAGCAGAGGCTGGTGGTTTTGATTG gtTGTTTGGGAGCCAAGTTAAGTGAGCTCAAGCAAAAAGTTGTGTCAGAGAACCCCCAGGAGTATGGTGTTGCAGTTCCAC ATACAACAAGGTCAAGGAAAAGTCATGAGAGAGAGGGAGTAGAATACAATTTTGTTTCTAAGCAGTCATTTGAGACAGATGTGCAGCAAAACAA ATTTGTGGAACATGGAGAATACAAAGAGAATTTGTACGGTACAAGTCTGGAGGCAATCCGCTCTGTGATGGCCAAAAAGAAGGTTTGTTTGGTGGATGTGGTGCCTGAA GCAGTAAAGCACTTGATGACTCCTGAGTTTAAGCCTTATGTTATTTTTGTGAAGCCTctcatttcagaaaagaaaaaacatgctttaaaatcTCACATGTCAGAAGAAATCTCAACCCCCCTT CAGGATGAAGAACAGCAGGAAATTATTAACTCAGCAGCATTCATTGAAGAGCAGTATGGCCATTTAATTGACACTGTACTGGTGAAAGAAGATCTTCAGAGTGCATGTAATGAGCTGAAAACTGTGTTAGATAAACTAAATAAGGATTCATTTTGGGTGCCAGTCAGCTGGGTTAGGTCATAG
- the MPP3 gene encoding MAGUK p55 subfamily member 3 isoform X2, with the protein MPVLSEDSGLHETLALLTSQLRPDSNHKEEMGFLRDVFSERSLSYLMKIHEKLRHYERQSPTPVLHSAAGLVEDVIEELQTAPVNNEEKELLQLLSTPHLRAMLVVHDTVAQKNFDPALPPLPDNFDDDFDEESVKIVRLVKNKEPLGATIRRDEHTGAVIVARIMRGGAADRSGLVHVGDELREVNGITVLHKRPEEISQILAQSRGSITLKIIPAIKEEDRLKDSKVFMRALFCYNPKEDRAIPCQEAGLPFKRRHVLEVVSQDDPTWWQAKRVGDTNLRAGLIPSKQFQERRLIYRRATGTLQNTRTLKKPLYDQSSDKEDCDCEGYFNGHYIAGLRRSFRLSRKEKENVNEGKQAEQDAAEFLTYEEVTKYQQQPGEQQRLVVLIGCLGAKLSELKQKVVSENPQEYGVAVPHTTRSRKSHEREGVEYNFVSKQSFETDVQQNKFVEHGEYKENLYGTSLEAIRSVMAKKKVCLVDVVPEAVKHLMTPEFKPYVIFVKPLISEKKKHALKSHMSEEISTPLDEEQQEIINSAAFIEEQYGHLIDTVLVKEDLQSACNELKTVLDKLNKDSFWVPVSWVRS; encoded by the exons ATGCCAGTGCTTTCAGAAGACTCAG GATTGCATGAAACTTTGGCCCTTTTGACATCTCAGCTAAGACCTGATTCAAATCATAAAGAGGAAATGGGATTCCTTAGGGATGTCTTCAGTGAAAGGAGTCTCAGCTACCTGATGAAG ATTCATGAAAAACTCCGTCATTATGAAAGACAGAGTCCAACTCCTGTTTTACATAGTGCAGCAGGATTAGTTGAAGAT gtaATAGAAGAGTTGCAGACAGCACCAGtgaataatgaagaaaaagagctgCTTCAACTGTTGTCAACACCACATCTCAGG GCAATGCTTGTAGTACATGACACTGTAGCACAGAAGAACTTTGACCCAGCTCTTCCACCTCTACCTGATAATTTTGATGATGATTTTGATGAGGAATCAGTGAAAATTGTTCGGCTAGTGAAAAATAAAGAACCCTTG GGAGCTACCATCAGAAGAGATgagcacacaggagctgtgatTGTAGCAAGGATCATGAGAGGTGGTGCAGCTGATCGCAGTG GTCTTGTCCATGTTGGAGATGAACTAAGAGAAGTCAATGGTATTACTGTGCTTCACAAACGACCAGAAGAAATAAGTCAGATTTTG gcTCAGTCTCGAGGGTCAATAACGTTGAAGATAATTCCAGCCATCAAAGAAGAGGATCGTCTGAAGGACAGCAAG GTGTTTATGAGGGCCCTTTTCTGCTATAACCCCAAAGAAGACAGAGCCATTCCTTGCCAGGAGGCTGGGCTGCCCTTTAAGAGGAGACACGTGCTGGAAGTTGTGAGCCAGGATGATCCCACGTGGTGGCAAGCCAAGCGTGTTGGGGATACCAACCTCAGAGCAGGCTTGATCCCCTCAAAGCAGTTCCAAGAAAG ACGACTGATTTACAGGAGAGCAACAGGCACTCTGCAGAATACCAGAACTCTGAAGAAACCATTGT ATGATCAGTCTTCTGACAAAG aagACTGTGACTGTGAAGGATATTTCAATGGACATTACATAG CTGGTCTGCGCAGGAGCTTCAGGCTCAGTCGGAAGGAGAAGGAGAACGTGAACGAAGGCAAGCAGGCAGAGCAAGATGCAGCAGAGTTCCTGACTTATGAGGAGGTCACAAAGTACCAGCAACAGCCTGGTGAACAGCAGAGGCTGGTGGTTTTGATTG gtTGTTTGGGAGCCAAGTTAAGTGAGCTCAAGCAAAAAGTTGTGTCAGAGAACCCCCAGGAGTATGGTGTTGCAGTTCCAC ATACAACAAGGTCAAGGAAAAGTCATGAGAGAGAGGGAGTAGAATACAATTTTGTTTCTAAGCAGTCATTTGAGACAGATGTGCAGCAAAACAA ATTTGTGGAACATGGAGAATACAAAGAGAATTTGTACGGTACAAGTCTGGAGGCAATCCGCTCTGTGATGGCCAAAAAGAAGGTTTGTTTGGTGGATGTGGTGCCTGAA GCAGTAAAGCACTTGATGACTCCTGAGTTTAAGCCTTATGTTATTTTTGTGAAGCCTctcatttcagaaaagaaaaaacatgctttaaaatcTCACATGTCAGAAGAAATCTCAACCCCCCTT GATGAAGAACAGCAGGAAATTATTAACTCAGCAGCATTCATTGAAGAGCAGTATGGCCATTTAATTGACACTGTACTGGTGAAAGAAGATCTTCAGAGTGCATGTAATGAGCTGAAAACTGTGTTAGATAAACTAAATAAGGATTCATTTTGGGTGCCAGTCAGCTGGGTTAGGTCATAG
- the MPP3 gene encoding MAGUK p55 subfamily member 3 isoform X4, with protein MPVLSEDSGLHETLALLTSQLRPDSNHKEEMGFLRDVFSERSLSYLMKIHEKLRHYERQSPTPVLHSAAGLVEDVIEELQTAPVNNEEKELLQLLSTPHLRAMLVVHDTVAQKNFDPALPPLPDNFDDDFDEESVKIVRLVKNKEPLGATIRRDEHTGAVIVARIMRGGAADRSGLVHVGDELREVNGITVLHKRPEEISQILAQSRGSITLKIIPAIKEEDRLKDSKVFMRALFCYNPKEDRAIPCQEAGLPFKRRHVLEVVSQDDPTWWQAKRVGDTNLRAGLIPSKQFQERRLIYRRATGTLQNTRTLKKPLYDQSSDKEDCDCEGYFNGHYIAGLRRSFRLSRKEKENVNEGKQAEQDAAEFLTYEEVTKYQQQPGEQQRLVVLIGCLGAKLSELKQKVVSENPQEYGVAVPHTTRSRKSHEREGVEYNFVSKQSFETDVQQNKFVEHGEYKENLYGTSLEAIRSVMAKKKAVKHLMTPEFKPYVIFVKPLISEKKKHALKSHMSEEISTPLDEEQQEIINSAAFIEEQYGHLIDTVLVKEDLQSACNELKTVLDKLNKDSFWVPVSWVRS; from the exons ATGCCAGTGCTTTCAGAAGACTCAG GATTGCATGAAACTTTGGCCCTTTTGACATCTCAGCTAAGACCTGATTCAAATCATAAAGAGGAAATGGGATTCCTTAGGGATGTCTTCAGTGAAAGGAGTCTCAGCTACCTGATGAAG ATTCATGAAAAACTCCGTCATTATGAAAGACAGAGTCCAACTCCTGTTTTACATAGTGCAGCAGGATTAGTTGAAGAT gtaATAGAAGAGTTGCAGACAGCACCAGtgaataatgaagaaaaagagctgCTTCAACTGTTGTCAACACCACATCTCAGG GCAATGCTTGTAGTACATGACACTGTAGCACAGAAGAACTTTGACCCAGCTCTTCCACCTCTACCTGATAATTTTGATGATGATTTTGATGAGGAATCAGTGAAAATTGTTCGGCTAGTGAAAAATAAAGAACCCTTG GGAGCTACCATCAGAAGAGATgagcacacaggagctgtgatTGTAGCAAGGATCATGAGAGGTGGTGCAGCTGATCGCAGTG GTCTTGTCCATGTTGGAGATGAACTAAGAGAAGTCAATGGTATTACTGTGCTTCACAAACGACCAGAAGAAATAAGTCAGATTTTG gcTCAGTCTCGAGGGTCAATAACGTTGAAGATAATTCCAGCCATCAAAGAAGAGGATCGTCTGAAGGACAGCAAG GTGTTTATGAGGGCCCTTTTCTGCTATAACCCCAAAGAAGACAGAGCCATTCCTTGCCAGGAGGCTGGGCTGCCCTTTAAGAGGAGACACGTGCTGGAAGTTGTGAGCCAGGATGATCCCACGTGGTGGCAAGCCAAGCGTGTTGGGGATACCAACCTCAGAGCAGGCTTGATCCCCTCAAAGCAGTTCCAAGAAAG ACGACTGATTTACAGGAGAGCAACAGGCACTCTGCAGAATACCAGAACTCTGAAGAAACCATTGT ATGATCAGTCTTCTGACAAAG aagACTGTGACTGTGAAGGATATTTCAATGGACATTACATAG CTGGTCTGCGCAGGAGCTTCAGGCTCAGTCGGAAGGAGAAGGAGAACGTGAACGAAGGCAAGCAGGCAGAGCAAGATGCAGCAGAGTTCCTGACTTATGAGGAGGTCACAAAGTACCAGCAACAGCCTGGTGAACAGCAGAGGCTGGTGGTTTTGATTG gtTGTTTGGGAGCCAAGTTAAGTGAGCTCAAGCAAAAAGTTGTGTCAGAGAACCCCCAGGAGTATGGTGTTGCAGTTCCAC ATACAACAAGGTCAAGGAAAAGTCATGAGAGAGAGGGAGTAGAATACAATTTTGTTTCTAAGCAGTCATTTGAGACAGATGTGCAGCAAAACAA ATTTGTGGAACATGGAGAATACAAAGAGAATTTGTACGGTACAAGTCTGGAGGCAATCCGCTCTGTGATGGCCAAAAAGAAG GCAGTAAAGCACTTGATGACTCCTGAGTTTAAGCCTTATGTTATTTTTGTGAAGCCTctcatttcagaaaagaaaaaacatgctttaaaatcTCACATGTCAGAAGAAATCTCAACCCCCCTT GATGAAGAACAGCAGGAAATTATTAACTCAGCAGCATTCATTGAAGAGCAGTATGGCCATTTAATTGACACTGTACTGGTGAAAGAAGATCTTCAGAGTGCATGTAATGAGCTGAAAACTGTGTTAGATAAACTAAATAAGGATTCATTTTGGGTGCCAGTCAGCTGGGTTAGGTCATAG
- the LOC130264163 gene encoding ras-related protein Rab-18-B-like isoform X2 yields the protein MAEPPQPARSPRSGGSGPARSRPALRGGAAAAAGAPGGAGAARGAQPGGMEPAGLTLKLLLVGDSAVGKSSLLRRVTDGTFEPRLKPTVGIDFKVKKMVVEGRAVQLAIWDTAGQERFRALTPSYYRAAQGVVLVYDVTRKDTFTGLGGWLSELEMYTTNSNTVKMLVGNKIDKPDREVERKEGLQLARKHSLLFIETSAKTEDGVQFAFEELVLKILQTPDLWDESPGKKGVQLRESSAQQSKGLCGTSCALT from the exons ATGGCCGAGCCTCCACAGCCCGCCCGCAGCCCTCGGAGCGGCggctccggcccggcccgctCCCGTCCCGCCCTCAGaggcggggccgcggcggccGCCGGAGCGCCCGGAGGAGCGGGCGCTGCTCGGGGAGCGCAGCCCGGCGGGATGGAGCCCGCGGGCCTCAcgctgaagctgctgctggtcgGGGACAGCGCCGTGGGCAAGTCCAG CCTCCTGCGCAGGGTCACGGACGGCACCTTCGAGCCGCGCCTGAAACCCACCGTCG GCATTGATtttaaagtgaagaaaatgGTGGTGGAGGGCCGTGCAGTACAGCTGGCCATATGG gacacagcaggacaggaacGTTTCAGAGCACTGACTCCCAGTTACTACAGAGCAGCTCAAGGAGTTGTTTTAG TGTATGATGTTACAAGAAAAGACACTTTCACAGGACTAGGAGGATGGCTGAGTGAGCTGGAAATGTACACCACCAACAGCAACACTGTGAAGATGTTGGTTGGCAATAAAATCGATAAG CCTGACCGTGAAGTGGAGAGGAAAGAAGGGCTCCAGCTTGCTAGGAAACACTCACTGCTTTTTATAG AGACCAGTGCCAAGACAGAGGATGGAGTGCAATTTGCCTTTGAGGAACTGGTCCTAAAGATCCTGCAGACTCCAGATCTCTGGGATGAGAGCCCAGGGAAGAAGGGAGTCCAGCTCAGGGAAtcttcagcacagcagagtAAAGGGTTATGTGGCACCTCCTGTGCACTTACTTAA
- the LOC130264163 gene encoding ras-related protein Rab-18-B-like isoform X1, with product MAEPPQPARSPRSGGSGPARSRPALRGGAAAAAGAPGGAGAARGAQPGGMEPAGLTLKLLLVGDSAVGKSSLLRRVTDGTFEPRLKPTVGIDFKVKKMVVEGRAVQLAIWFLQTNKNTCKGFPSQGVVLPAVLAELCLLFAISQDTAGQERFRALTPSYYRAAQGVVLVYDVTRKDTFTGLGGWLSELEMYTTNSNTVKMLVGNKIDKPDREVERKEGLQLARKHSLLFIETSAKTEDGVQFAFEELVLKILQTPDLWDESPGKKGVQLRESSAQQSKGLCGTSCALT from the exons ATGGCCGAGCCTCCACAGCCCGCCCGCAGCCCTCGGAGCGGCggctccggcccggcccgctCCCGTCCCGCCCTCAGaggcggggccgcggcggccGCCGGAGCGCCCGGAGGAGCGGGCGCTGCTCGGGGAGCGCAGCCCGGCGGGATGGAGCCCGCGGGCCTCAcgctgaagctgctgctggtcgGGGACAGCGCCGTGGGCAAGTCCAG CCTCCTGCGCAGGGTCACGGACGGCACCTTCGAGCCGCGCCTGAAACCCACCGTCG GCATTGATtttaaagtgaagaaaatgGTGGTGGAGGGCCGTGCAGTACAGCTGGCCATATGG TTcttacaaacaaacaaaaacacttgTAAAGGCTTCCCCAGTCAGGGTGTGGTACTTCCTGCAGTTCTAGCAGAGCTTTGCCTGCTCTTTGCAATTTCTCAG gacacagcaggacaggaacGTTTCAGAGCACTGACTCCCAGTTACTACAGAGCAGCTCAAGGAGTTGTTTTAG TGTATGATGTTACAAGAAAAGACACTTTCACAGGACTAGGAGGATGGCTGAGTGAGCTGGAAATGTACACCACCAACAGCAACACTGTGAAGATGTTGGTTGGCAATAAAATCGATAAG CCTGACCGTGAAGTGGAGAGGAAAGAAGGGCTCCAGCTTGCTAGGAAACACTCACTGCTTTTTATAG AGACCAGTGCCAAGACAGAGGATGGAGTGCAATTTGCCTTTGAGGAACTGGTCCTAAAGATCCTGCAGACTCCAGATCTCTGGGATGAGAGCCCAGGGAAGAAGGGAGTCCAGCTCAGGGAAtcttcagcacagcagagtAAAGGGTTATGTGGCACCTCCTGTGCACTTACTTAA
- the LOC130264163 gene encoding ras-related protein Rab-18-B-like isoform X4, with protein sequence MAEPPQPARSPRSGGSGPARSRPALRGGAAAAAGAPGGAGAARGAQPGGMEPAGLTLKLLLVGDSAVGKSSLLRRVTDGTFEPRLKPTVGIDFKVKKMVVEGRAVQLAIWDTAGQERFRALTPSYYRAAQGVVLVYDVTRKDTFTGLGGWLSELEMYTTNSNTVKMLVGNKIDKPDREVERKEGLQLARKHSLLFIGMKVSASALTATRNTFL encoded by the exons ATGGCCGAGCCTCCACAGCCCGCCCGCAGCCCTCGGAGCGGCggctccggcccggcccgctCCCGTCCCGCCCTCAGaggcggggccgcggcggccGCCGGAGCGCCCGGAGGAGCGGGCGCTGCTCGGGGAGCGCAGCCCGGCGGGATGGAGCCCGCGGGCCTCAcgctgaagctgctgctggtcgGGGACAGCGCCGTGGGCAAGTCCAG CCTCCTGCGCAGGGTCACGGACGGCACCTTCGAGCCGCGCCTGAAACCCACCGTCG GCATTGATtttaaagtgaagaaaatgGTGGTGGAGGGCCGTGCAGTACAGCTGGCCATATGG gacacagcaggacaggaacGTTTCAGAGCACTGACTCCCAGTTACTACAGAGCAGCTCAAGGAGTTGTTTTAG TGTATGATGTTACAAGAAAAGACACTTTCACAGGACTAGGAGGATGGCTGAGTGAGCTGGAAATGTACACCACCAACAGCAACACTGTGAAGATGTTGGTTGGCAATAAAATCGATAAG CCTGACCGTGAAGTGGAGAGGAAAGAAGGGCTCCAGCTTGCTAGGAAACACTCACTGCTTTTTATAG GGATGAAGGTTTCAGCTTCTGCATTGACTGCAACTAGAAACACTTTTCTCTGA
- the LOC130264163 gene encoding ras-related protein Rab-18-B-like isoform X3 — protein sequence MAEPPQPARSPRSGGSGPARSRPALRGGAAAAAGAPGGAGAARGAQPGGMEPAGLTLKLLLVGDSAVGKSSLLRRVTDGTFEPRLKPTVGIDFKVKKMVVEGRAVQLAIWFLQTNKNTCKGFPSQGVVLPAVLAELCLLFAISQDTAGQERFRALTPSYYRAAQGVVLVYDVTRKDTFTGLGGWLSELEMYTTNSNTVKMLVGNKIDKPDREVERKEGLQLARKHSLLFIGMKVSASALTATRNTFL from the exons ATGGCCGAGCCTCCACAGCCCGCCCGCAGCCCTCGGAGCGGCggctccggcccggcccgctCCCGTCCCGCCCTCAGaggcggggccgcggcggccGCCGGAGCGCCCGGAGGAGCGGGCGCTGCTCGGGGAGCGCAGCCCGGCGGGATGGAGCCCGCGGGCCTCAcgctgaagctgctgctggtcgGGGACAGCGCCGTGGGCAAGTCCAG CCTCCTGCGCAGGGTCACGGACGGCACCTTCGAGCCGCGCCTGAAACCCACCGTCG GCATTGATtttaaagtgaagaaaatgGTGGTGGAGGGCCGTGCAGTACAGCTGGCCATATGG TTcttacaaacaaacaaaaacacttgTAAAGGCTTCCCCAGTCAGGGTGTGGTACTTCCTGCAGTTCTAGCAGAGCTTTGCCTGCTCTTTGCAATTTCTCAG gacacagcaggacaggaacGTTTCAGAGCACTGACTCCCAGTTACTACAGAGCAGCTCAAGGAGTTGTTTTAG TGTATGATGTTACAAGAAAAGACACTTTCACAGGACTAGGAGGATGGCTGAGTGAGCTGGAAATGTACACCACCAACAGCAACACTGTGAAGATGTTGGTTGGCAATAAAATCGATAAG CCTGACCGTGAAGTGGAGAGGAAAGAAGGGCTCCAGCTTGCTAGGAAACACTCACTGCTTTTTATAG GGATGAAGGTTTCAGCTTCTGCATTGACTGCAACTAGAAACACTTTTCTCTGA
- the DUSP3 gene encoding dual specificity protein phosphatase 3 has product MGDFQISVEELNDLLSNESGCYSLPSAHSNEVVPRIHVGNAFIAKNIPRLQHLGITHVLNAAEGKSFMHVNTNAEFYEGTGIRYHGIKANDTQEFNLSRYFEEAADFIDKALSQKDGRVLVHCREGYSRSPTLVIAYLMLRQRLDVRAALCAVRQRREIGPNDGFLRQLCQLNQRLLAEGKLTA; this is encoded by the exons ATGGGCGATTTCCAGATCTCGGTGGAGGAGCTGAACGACCTCCTGTCTAACGAGAGCGGCTGCTACAGCCTGCCCAGCGCGCACAGCAACGAGGTGGTGCCGCGCATCCACGTGGGGAACGC GTTCATAGCCAAGAACATTCCGAGGCTGCAGCATCTGGGGATAACCCATGTTCTGAATGCAGCAGAGGGGAAATCCTTCATGCATGTGAACACTAATGCAGAGTTCTATGAAGGCACAGGCATCAGATACCATGGCATCAAAGCCAATGACACCCAGGAGTTTAACCTCAGCCGCTATTTTGAGGAGGCAGCTGATTTTATTGACAAAGCCCTTTCCCAGAAGGATG gccgGGTGCTGGTGCACTGCCGGGAGGGCTACAGCCGCTCGCCCACGCTGGTCATCGCCTACCTGATGCTGCGGCAGCGGCTGGACGTGCGCGCCGCGCTCTGCGCCGTGCGCCAGCGCCGCGAGATCGGCCCCAACGACGGCTTCCTGcggcagctctgccagctcaaCCAGCGCCTGCTCGCCGAGGGCAAGCTCACGGCATag